The Pirellulales bacterium region AAGTGCTCAGTGCCGGAGATTTGGAGTTTCAGGCCAAGGCGCGGACGCGTATGCGGGCTTTGATCTCGAAGGCCCGGGCCGTCATCGTCGTTAGCCATGACATGCAGTCGCTCGCGCAGCTGTGCGATCGCGTATTGTGGCTCGATCACGGCACGATTCGCCTGGACGGTCCTACCGACGAAGTCATCGAAGCGTATACCGAGCAAGTTACGTCGGGTGCGTGTAGCCACGCGGCCTGAACCGGCGCAGGCCCCTTGCCCGAGAGTCCCTATGAATGCCCCTCATCATCTCGGGCTCGCCCTCGTTCGCTCGATATTCCGTAGGCCATCGAAGGTGTTTGCCACGGGAGCGATAGCGGCCCCATCCCGACGATGGCAGACTCCTGCCCCTTACACTATCGCAACGGCAACCGATCGGCCCGAGACGTTCACTGGCACCCCGCAGCTCGGCACGAGCGAGACGAATGCGCTGCCCGATGCCGAAGCCACGCGTGGCACGCGATCGCACGTCGACTTCCTGCGGGATATTCACGCGCTGCTTTCACCCAGGTTTTATCTGGAAATCGGCGTGCGCCACGGCGCCAGCTTGGCGCTCGCCACAGGACACGCGTTGGGCGTGGACCCAGCTCCCGAAATCAGCGTTCCGCTCTCGAACCAAGTCGAAGTCCTCGCGGCAACCAGTGACGATTTCTTCGCCGGCAGTGCCGACGAACTGCTTTCGAAACCGATCGATCTGGCATTCATCGATGGAATGCACTGGTTTGAATTCGCGCTGCGCGATTTCATCAATATCGAGCGACGCGCCCATGCCGCGACCGTGATCGTGTTTGATGATGTTTTTCCGGTCCATCGCTTGCAAGCCGAACGGAACCGGCAAACACGCGTCTGGACTGGCGACGTGTGGAAGATCATCACCTGCTTGCGGCGCGTCCGTCCGGACCTGTTGCTGATCCCGTTCGACACGTTTCCGACGGGAATGTTACTGGTGGCCGGCCTGAACCCCGACAGTCATCAACTTGCCGACCAATACGATGCGATCGTGCGCGAGCTTGTCGACAACGATAGCGGCGCCGTGCCCGACGATGTGCTAGAGCGTTCCGGCGCCTGGGCGGCGGATGACAGCCGGATCGCCAAGTTGCTTGGCACGCTCCGTCAGCACCGCGATGCGGACTCCCCAACGGCGGTATCCCTGGCGCTCGACGCGTGGCGAACAGAGCATAGTCGCTGACGCAGCCCGGAG contains the following coding sequences:
- a CDS encoding class I SAM-dependent methyltransferase, coding for MNAPHHLGLALVRSIFRRPSKVFATGAIAAPSRRWQTPAPYTIATATDRPETFTGTPQLGTSETNALPDAEATRGTRSHVDFLRDIHALLSPRFYLEIGVRHGASLALATGHALGVDPAPEISVPLSNQVEVLAATSDDFFAGSADELLSKPIDLAFIDGMHWFEFALRDFINIERRAHAATVIVFDDVFPVHRLQAERNRQTRVWTGDVWKIITCLRRVRPDLLLIPFDTFPTGMLLVAGLNPDSHQLADQYDAIVRELVDNDSGAVPDDVLERSGAWAADDSRIAKLLGTLRQHRDADSPTAVSLALDAWRTEHSR